From Chitinophagales bacterium, the proteins below share one genomic window:
- a CDS encoding VOC family protein, with translation MKMKKTIPALPVQDIKQSIEFYTTKLGFRVRHHDEDFAIVVRDDVEIHLWKSGDETWKNKGASLAADPICSGAESFLAGTASCRVEVQDVDELFEEYKTQGVIYNPDTVVEAQPWGNREFPALDHHRNLLTFYEVI, from the coding sequence ATGAAAATGAAAAAAACTATTCCTGCCCTTCCGGTTCAGGACATAAAACAATCAATTGAATTCTATACCACAAAGTTGGGCTTTAGAGTTCGTCACCATGATGAAGACTTTGCTATAGTAGTTCGAGATGATGTTGAAATACATTTATGGAAGTCAGGTGATGAAACATGGAAAAATAAAGGAGCTTCTTTAGCCGCAGACCCAATTTGCAGTGGAGCAGAAAGTTTCTTAGCCGGCACTGCCAGTTGCAGAGTAGAAGTTCAAGATGTGGACGAATTGTTTGAAGAATATAAAACGCAAGGGGTAATTTATAATCCTGACACAGTTGTTGAAGCACAACCGTGGGGTAACAGAGAATTTCCTGCCTTAGACCATCACCGAAATCTTCTTACGTTTTACGAAGTGATTTAA
- a CDS encoding site-specific integrase codes for MPQKSAIKSASENNKQELQRFLRQLVLKAYSPSTIRTYCNEFAQLLQVIGKLPVQNLQPQHLQRYLLYCIKKGLSENAIHSRINALKFYFEQVLHREKFFYDIPRPKKPLQLPGVFNKEEIAEIINCVSNLKQKTILLLTYSCVRW; via the coding sequence ATACCACAAAAATCCGCAATAAAATCAGCGAGTGAAAATAATAAACAGGAGTTGCAGAGATTCTTACGGCAGCTTGTATTAAAAGCATACAGCCCTTCTACCATTCGCACTTATTGTAATGAATTCGCACAATTGCTGCAGGTGATTGGTAAACTCCCGGTACAAAACCTGCAGCCGCAGCATTTGCAACGGTATTTGTTGTATTGTATAAAGAAAGGGTTATCAGAAAATGCCATACATAGCCGTATAAATGCTCTGAAGTTTTACTTTGAACAAGTATTGCACAGAGAGAAGTTTTTCTATGATATACCAAGACCAAAAAAACCTTTGCAATTACCCGGCGTATTTAACAAAGAAGAAATTGCGGAAATAATAAACTGCGTAAGTAATCTTAAGCAAAAGACTATTTTACTGTTAACGTATTCCTGCGTCCGCTGGTGA